Below is a window of Oscillospiraceae bacterium DNA.
CGACGGAAAATACTGCGACAACGTCTGCACGGCAGTCGCCGAGGGCATGGGCATCGCGGGCTGCCACGGCGGCATGTGCGATTCTTTCCGAAACAGTACGCAATGGCAGTTTTTGACCGGTTCCCAGTGGGTTGCGCATCCCGGAAACGACGGAACCGATTACCGCATCAATATTGTTAAATCTTCGTCTTCTCCGATTATCGACGGCATCGGGGACTTTGACGTATCCAGCGAGCAATATTATATCCATGTCGACCCGGCGGCTAATGTGCTTGCCACTACCGCTTTCCCGACGGTAAACGGGCCTCATGCCGCGAACGGTTCGGTCGCCGTTCCGGTTGTCTATACGAAATTATGGGGTGAGGGACGCGTATTTTACAGTTCTCTCGGCCATACCTATCAGATCTTCGAAATCGCCGAGGCAAAAGAATTGATGCGCCGCGGCTTTTTGTGGGCAACAAGATAAATACACGGGAGGTTATTAATCGATATGAAAAAAGCAAAAATCGGTTTTTTGGGCTGCGGTAATATCAGCGGCATCTATTTTAAAAACCTGACACAGACCTTCACAAATACCGAAGTCTACGCTGCCGCCGACCTGATTCACGAGCGGGTAAAAACCAAAACTGAAGAATTCCACGTACCGCACATCATGACTTTCGAGCAGATGCTTGAATGCCCTGAAATTGACATCATCCTAAACATCACCACTCCGCAATCCCATTACGAGCTTTCCAAAAGAGCGCTCGAAGCCGGTAAAAACGTCTATGTCGAAAAGCCGCTGTCACTGACCATCGAACAGGGTCGTGAATTGGTGGAACTGGCCGAGAAAAAAGGGCTTTTGCTCGGCGGAGCGCCAGACACTTTTATGGGTGCGGGCATTCAAACTTGCCGCAAATTCCTGGACGACGGCATCATCGGAAAACCCATCGGCGCTTGTGCGTTCATGGTCTGCCACGGGCATGAGAGCTGGCACCCCGGTCCCGAATTTTATTATAAAACCGGCGGCGGCCCGATGCTCGATATGGGCCCGTATTACATGACTGCGCTGGTCAATCTGCTCGGTCCGGTCAAAGCGGTTGCGGCGATGCAAAATATCACTTTCCCGACCCGCACGATCACCAGCCAGCCCAAATTCGGGACCGTTGTTAATGTTGAAGTTCCGACCCATGTCGCGGGTACGATGCGGTTTGCAAACGACGCCATCGCCACCGTGATCATGAGCTTTGACGTCTGGGCCAGTCAGCTGCCGCGCATTGAAATCTACGGAACGCTGGGTACAATAATCGTACCAGATCCGAATACTTTCGGCGGCCCGGTTTTAGTCAAGACTAAAAACTCGCCAAATTTTACAGAGATGCCGCTCACCCATCCGTATGCAGAAAACAGCCGCGGACTCGGCGTCTCGGACATGGCACAGGCGCTGGAGGACGGCGTTAAAAACCGCGCCAACTGCTCACTGACCAACCACGTGCTTGAGATCATGTGCGGCTTCGGCATCAGCGGAGAACCCAATAAGTTTTATAAGCTCAAATCCACTTGCAAACGCCCTGCCCCGCTACCCTGCGATCCGATCCCGGGCGGTGTCAAGTAAGTCACTTATAACCTGATCATCAAAAAACCCACGCATTATGCGGTGCGTGGGTTTTTCTGATTACAGCAATCGGCGGAAAGCGAGCCTGGAGTCGACTTCCGTCCGGTAAGGAATCTCCCCGCAGTTCC
It encodes the following:
- a CDS encoding ThuA domain-containing protein — translated: MKALIVWGGWNGHTPKETGDLFAEILRGEGFEVTISDTLDYLADLDNLRTFDLFVPIWTMGEIDGKYCDNVCTAVAEGMGIAGCHGGMCDSFRNSTQWQFLTGSQWVAHPGNDGTDYRINIVKSSSSPIIDGIGDFDVSSEQYYIHVDPAANVLATTAFPTVNGPHAANGSVAVPVVYTKLWGEGRVFYSSLGHTYQIFEIAEAKELMRRGFLWATR
- a CDS encoding Gfo/Idh/MocA family oxidoreductase, with translation MKKAKIGFLGCGNISGIYFKNLTQTFTNTEVYAAADLIHERVKTKTEEFHVPHIMTFEQMLECPEIDIILNITTPQSHYELSKRALEAGKNVYVEKPLSLTIEQGRELVELAEKKGLLLGGAPDTFMGAGIQTCRKFLDDGIIGKPIGACAFMVCHGHESWHPGPEFYYKTGGGPMLDMGPYYMTALVNLLGPVKAVAAMQNITFPTRTITSQPKFGTVVNVEVPTHVAGTMRFANDAIATVIMSFDVWASQLPRIEIYGTLGTIIVPDPNTFGGPVLVKTKNSPNFTEMPLTHPYAENSRGLGVSDMAQALEDGVKNRANCSLTNHVLEIMCGFGISGEPNKFYKLKSTCKRPAPLPCDPIPGGVK